CTAATGCAACATATTTGAAAGTAAGTCCATCTTGAATAGCACGCCTTTGACCTGCAAAGAAAGATGTTAATTTTTGTTTAGAGAAGAAATGACAATTTGGCTTGTGCTTCACTGTCCTACCTTTTGGCCTGTTTTCTTGGTTTGGACATTGCCCATTACAAACTCCACCCAATGGATTTCTGGCATCACATATTACCACATCACAATGGACAAAAAGCTGCAAGGAAGATTAGAGTTAATGCCATTGTGAGTGATTTGTCCATCTTTATCATTGCATCCCCCTCCACCTTTGAGTATTCATGGAGTTATACCTGATGACCCAAGTTCTCTTGATCTTCAGCAAATGCAAACATCTGGACCTCAAAGCGTTTGAAGTGAGATGGATACTGAACTCTGGAATCCACCCAGACAGGATGGAAAAGCACCTGGTATGGATCTGCTGGGCTTGCACAGCTGGAAGAGAAGAATTTACAGAGTTAGATTTAAAAGTAACTTTTATCTACCAGATTTAAGTTTTCCTAATTTTgccacagacatttaaaaaaaaaaagtttcaattaCCCATCTATGATGAAGTTCCATCTGGGCTCGGAAGTCCtgtcttctttttgtgttgccCAGCAGTTCTCCAGCTCCAGTGATACTTTTGGATTGTTTGACTGCATCAGCTCAACCTCAAAATACAGCGGCTGTTGTAAATACTTTGCTGTAGGATAATCCTCAACTTTGTGAAACACGCTGAAGGAGTCATCTGAGGAGAGAGTTACTTAAATCATTAAGTCTGAACACCCAGAACAGTCCTGTGTAGTGACATCAAGGTCTGATCAGGAAGTTATTCACATTAACTCATTCTTTGATGTTCCACACATACTACAGGTGATATCAGGTATTTAATCATTTGACCAGAAGTTTAGGTACCTCTGAGCTTACTTAAAGCTTAATATCTTGTTATCCAGTTATGGTTAATTAGTTTCTAGTCTTCACAACATGGCTTACCCAAAGCAAGTCTGATTGCAACTTGTTTTGCGCCTTTTGCATTTTCCGCATATGGTTCGCTCCGTCGTGGTCTGGGGTGGAAGGCTACAGCGTGGGTCATGTTGATGTCGTAGTAACAAGAAATCTTTAGCCTGAGTGAAGAAAGCCAATGTGGCTTTAGTGTAATCAAGAGTGCAAAGTCACATTTTATAGTAATCTGTTGTTTCAAGTCAGCtcaaactttgtgtttgtgcaacttccaccaaaaaaaaaaaaaaaaaaaaaaaaaaaaaaaaaaaaaaaaaagccatctttCGACAAATGTCTAGACCAAGTCTTGATTGTGTCGATGCCATGAGTTTAATGTGCAAGACACTCACTCATACTCGGCCTCTTCAGAGTTTGGATCTGTCTTCTGAAGCTCATCGGGCAGAGAGATTTCATTCACGTACATCATTGCGTTGGGGAAAAACTGAAGAGGAAGGAGCACTTAAGTTTTAGAGAACCACTGTatcagaaacacagcaacataCTATACCTTTCTGGTGGTCCCACAGGAGTTGGCAGTGAAGACGAAGTAAGCGTAGTGCTCGTTGCTGTAGACGGGGCCACAGCTGGGGTCTCTGAGAGTGAGTTTACTGGGGTCCAGACTGGGCACAGACTCCACTTTCACAGCCACAGATGTGATTGTTCCGTTAGGAAAACACTCTGGAAAAAAGATGGTTATCAGTCATGCATTGTTGCTTCCTGgctatttatattaaaaaacacCAACTCAAAACAAACCAGTCAATGTTGAGGGGAAATTGCAAGCCAAAGTGAATGCTTTCATATGCTGTTTGGTTTCCAGATTCTGCAGAACCACATCAAGTCTGCCCCTAATAGATGATGACTCaacagccttaaaaaaaaaaaaaaaaaaaaaaagttgatttgaataaaatatttacattgtaCTGCAAGCATGTTTAAGTCAATTCTGTTCTCAcctcaaacacaacagctgGGGCTGAAAACGGGATTGCCATGCTCAAGTGTGTGCCGTTCTCTATGAGATTGTACTGCTGAGCCAGCCCTGAGGTCAATATCTGTTTACCCAGCATGGTCTGAAAGTTGAAGCCCTGAGTCCCATATTTCACAAGGACATAGAAGTTCTTATAGTCACAGCCACCAGAAATGGAGGGAGGAACTACAGAAAGAAGCAGAACATTGTTTACTGTCAACTAATGCCAACGCTGGTTTGAGCCTTTTCCTGATTATCCTCTTGTTTTGAATGCAACTTCCTCGCAATACAGACCTGTCTCAACCAATCTAGCTTCCAGATAAGCTGTGACAGAAAATGGTGTGAACTCTGGCAGGACCAGCAGACCAAAGGTCGGGTGGAGAGAGTACACCATTGTTGACATTTCTCTCTATCAGGAAATAGGAAGATGAgcatgtgcacaaaaaaaaaaaaaaaaaaaactctgattCCAAAGTGAACTTGAATCATACCATTTGTTGGACAACAGGGTCTGTGAAGGGCACTTCAAGTGTGAAGACTTTTGAGCTGCTGTTCGGGGAAATGTGCTCAAGAATGCTAAAACCTCTGGCGACACAGTCAGTCACAGACAAAATCTCAGAGGGGAAGGTAATGTTCATTAGCGCCACATCTGAGCCAAAGGGGCCGACCAGCACCTTAAAGAGCCACTGCTCAGGAACAGTGTCTGGGAGgggataggaaaaaaaaaagtcagtgtttAATAGACTTGATACTTGAAGAACCATAATTATAAAAACTTACTGTCAATAACTTGTGGGGGTCGAGATAGGAATGGTGTAGCGATGGGAAAGAGTACTTTGTAACGCGTTTCCTCATGAGTATCGTCCTCAGTCCAGAGCAGCTCGACCATCGGTGTAACCATGTAAGAGGTGAAGTACTGATTGTCCTGAACGTGACTCTGCAAGACATTTTAAAGATGCATTTTGCTGTGAATGTTTCCCTCAGTTTTCTAATGAAATGACTAAACCCACGACtagttgaattttttttctctgacaataCAATTTTCAACTAAGGGCCCCAACAAAGTGAAGTCTGGTTAGCtacatacataaaataaaaattgtcacTGACCTTAAAATGTCCACCAGCAGCCCCAACAGGAATTTGAACCACAACATGCAGATCATTGAGGAACAGAGTGTATTGTCTGGCAGCCATCTCAGCGGCATCCAGTCTCTGGCCGTCCACACCCATGTGCACCTCCAACAGCTTGAACTGTCCAGAGGAAATCAGGGGGTCCACTTGGCAGGGCAGGTACCAGGTGATTGTGTCGGGCGTGAACGAAACACTGCCTGTATGGAAGGAGAAAACCCATCTGTCAAAGCGTTTGAATATCATTTCAACACCAAAGTTTTGaataataaccccccccccaaaaaaaaaaaaaaaaaaaaaaaaaaaaaaaaagttgtaatgTTGAGATTTTTGGTGATGTCAGTATTGAGTCATGACAATGCCCTGTTCAATTACCCTCCAGTATTGGACATGCAACTGCTGCTTCGATTTGAGTTGCCAGCCACTTCTTTTCAAAGATCGCAGAGGTTTTGAGCACCATCATGGGCACCCCGGCTACCTGCAGGGTTGGGTCAGAGCATAAAGCTTTTACAACTGATTTTGAATCTTTAACAGTGGGGTTTGGACAGAGTTGCATCATAAAAGTACGCCAACTGCCAAAAATTGTGGGTTATTTAACAAGGCAGAAAACGAGAAGTCAGTGCCAACTGGATTGGAGACAAACTGTTTCAAGGCAGTTTAGCATAGTTAAAGCCAATAATGCTGCACGGAAAGTTGTAAGACAGCCAATGGCCTGTGTGCAGTTTAACCAGAGGTGGAATGAGACACAAGTGACCTGCAGCTTACTCACCATCTGAGTGTATGTTTCAAGTGAAGTCTTTGGGCTTCTCAAAACCAGCCTTGAAGGACTATTTACTATTCCATAGCCGCTTCTCTGGGCCTCAGTTACTGACATGGTTTTTTCCACAGGAGAGAAAAACTTGAGCCTGGTGATTCTGAAGCCACCATCTATGGTCTTCTGCATGAAGTAATTAGGTTAATGTCACATTtccagaaaatgtttaaaaaaaaaaaaaaaaaaaaaaaagtgcactaATCTAACCTGTGGAGCTTGAGGAGCACTAAATTTGGGATTTGTGCCAGGGACTGCATTTCCAGGTGGAGCGTAGTCACCTGGAGCTGCCCTTTTCACAGacacctgaaaaacaaatgtcagtgATAATCCATATGTCAGCCCTGATGCATGCAAACAGCACTGCAGCTTATTATCCTGTAAACTGCAGAGTAACACTTCTGTGGTATTCACTTGCCTCCATGTAGTTGTGTTCACAGATGATTTCCCTGGAAGCCCAGGCAGGATATTGGCAGGTTTCAACCACCTGGTGCACCTCATCCTCACCCACCTGGTTCCCATGCACTCGAAGACTCAGCAttgttgtgaatattttatCATCCTAAAAGATACAAACaagaaacttaaaataaataaaaaaaattgggaCAGTACCACAAAAGTAAAGTCTTCAGTTTCATCACCGCATTTTGAGCAAAACAGTTTTGAAGGGAGGCAAAAATGATGGTGTTGCCCCACTGGTCCGTCTTCACGTTGAAGCCACACTGAGATGCCAAACTTGGTGTTAGAAGGATGGCAGagttatcttaaaaaaaaaaaaaaaaaaaaaaaaaaaaaaaagggggggggggggagaaagaagagtagttacagaaaaataaaaatgtatacacaCGTAAGTGGATTGGTTCACTTACTGATGACACCAGCCACTTCAAGAAGATTCCCTCCAAGTGGACCAACATCCACACGCATGATGTTCCCCAGACATTTTGAGCTGATACCTGGGatttaaacaaacactgttAGGAGAAATCCCAGTTGCAGCTGACTACGTTTGGGGCAGCAAACACATACTTATGGAGGACTTCTTTTGAGCCTCTATGCGTACAAGCGCCAGCAAGAGAGTAATCCACCTGAAAGACACAgaatcatttttaaagaaatcaatttgaaaaaaatctcaataaGTCAAAAgcagaagaacaacaacaaaaagacaaaccctAAGCCAATTAAACAACCCATGGCACAAGAGGCAGTGAACTGGAATCCTCAAGGCCTCTGATTCTGCAGCTTTTATTGAAGTGAGTGTCAGGCCTGAAGTCTCCAGCCGTCCACAGAGGGAGGCTCCTGctcaacaaaaccacacacaggTGGATCCTGTTACTGCCTAATGGTTTAATTGAGTGTGCCGTGATCAGGCCGCACATGGGAGGCAGATTATATTTGTCCAGACTTCAgtgcatgcacatttttttgtctACAGTGTCTTAAATTATGGACAAAAGGCATACATGCACTCAGGTTAATGTACCGATTAAAGTAGAAACTAATGTCatgaggattaaaaaaaaaagaaatatgcttAAAATAAGTTAAAGAtgtctttaaaatattaattgtgATCCTTTATAAAGGGTGAAAGAATATTGTTTTCAAATAATGAGCgctaacaaaaaaaattttaataaatccCTACACATAACTACactacacataaaaaaaagtatattttcacaaatgagacacaaaaatgtTAAGAGGCCGCATTCATTTTCAGAGTAGTACAGAAATAGTCCAAAGCTCAGCCAGGGTTGGTGCTTTTTCTTAGGAACAATTAGTTTTACACCATAAGCAGCACACCTGGGAGATACCGTGGATGTTTTTTATGGCGGTGATAAAACGATGGGAAGTGCTCTCAGCCAGGAGACAGGTTCAATGGTTTAGTTTGTCGAATTGTCTCGTAGATTACAACTTGTCAGCCGGTTTGGTTTAAAACCTGGCGGCTGTGGCTGCAATCACAACAAAACTGTTCATCTGCTGTTACAATAAAAGTATGCTGTATTCAGCTTTAGCTGGCCAACACACTGTTACTGCCTGGGTCAGGGCTCAGCTTGGGTGCAGTGCTTTTTCACAAAAGATTGAAATGCCAGTGTGTGATTCTTACTTTCTTTGTGCCCTCCAGCACAGATAAGTTGCCTTCGGTCTCACTTTAATACGAGCCAAGTGCATTTTTACTAAATATTGCACATGCATTCAAGCAGCAGTACGTAGAGCTGTTACACAGTGAAAGTCTTTCAGGGGTTCAAAATGCCAACACTATAGTTCTACTCAGAATATTGTTCTCCTGTACAAATAAAACCACTCTGTATTATTGCAATAGTGTTCCTTCATCTGTgcagcctccctccctccttcctctctcctctcctcatctctcctcctctcttgccCCTCCCTGTTCCCTGTAAAAGGGAACAAACTGCTGCCGCGCTGCTGTCCTGCCTTCAGCTCTTCTTGTCCTGGCTGCGAAGATGCAGCCCCGCGCTCCCTCCTGCAGTGACCCCACTGTGTGCAACACAAATCTGAAAACAACTGgataaaagttatttttcatgGAAAGAAAAGCTGCAAGTGCAGGTGAGCAccagttttccattttctacTCGGCTTTAGTAATTAACTTAAAAGTAACAGATATTTATAGATGGGATTTGGTGGCAAATAAATGCTTAGACAAAAAGTCAGCACTTTGTGCATGCAAATAAGCAGTATTTTAGCCAGAAGGGATTTGTCAATGCCCAAAGAACTATATAGAAATTTACATATGCCGGAAAACAATCCTTTTGGTTGGTGTATGGGTTCAGTTTCAACTTGTTGCCTCTCATTTCCTCTGAGTTAGTCTAGTCTGCTTTGTAATTTGATTGCTCGAGTGATAATCCTGTTCTTGAGCCCTCCAAGAAGTGACAGTACCTCACGCCTCTTCACTCTCTCCAGCACAAGccatttcctgtgtgtgctcTATcgatttttttcccttcagagGACTAATGTGTTGTGCTGGCAAATATGTCTTGATAGACATCTGTCCACATAAATGCTTCTCTCACAACTCTATCTCCAGATGGTTAGGGGTCATTTTCTCGTCgtgaaataaaactataaaCCGATAAATTGACAGACATAATTTATATGCCATGTCTCTGAACATATCATCAGGACAATGGGATATGGGCAAATCCTCCATCGGCATGGGAATGAGGAGGAGCGGGTCCACCTCAATGTGGGAGGGGTACGACATGAAGTGGATCCTGACATGCTGCTCCGCTTCCCTCACACGCGGCTGGCTCGTCTGCTGCGCTGCCAAAGTGAGGCAGCAATCCTGGAGCTGTGTGATGACTACAGCCCGGCCGACAAGGAGTACTACTTTGACAGGAATCCTCGGGTTTTCCCCTGTGTGCTCAATTTCTACCACACAGGACGCATCCACATGATGGAAGAGCTGTGCGTTTTCTCCTTCAACCAGGAGATCGAGTACTGGGGGATCCAGGAGCTTCACCTGAGCCCCTGCTGCAGCAACTGGTACCACGAGAGGAAGGAGTACATTGAGGACAGAGACTGGGACATCAGGAGCGATGACCAGCAGCAGCCCAGCTTTGACTCGTCCTTCGAGGAGCTCTCTGCTCTTGATAAAGACTTGGCCAAATTCAAAGGCGCCTGGTGTGCAGAAGTGAGGAGCTACGTGTGGCTCAGACTGGAGGATCCGGGTCACTCCAGAGCTTCAAAAATCATCGCCGTGGCCTCCCTCAGCGTGGTCCTGACCTCTATTGTTGCCATGTGTGTCCATAGCATGCCTGAATTCCAGCATGTAGATGACAATGAGAGGCCCATCGAGGACCCCGTCCTCACCATCCTGGAGGAAATCTGCATCGCCTGCTTCTCTGCCGAGTTCATCATCAGGCTCATCGTTGCGCCCTCCTGCAGGAAGTTCCTGGGAAACCCCTTAAACATCATAGATGTTGCTTCCATTTTGCCATTCTATGCCACATTAGCTCTGGAGACGGCTGACGAGGAGGTCGCAGAGGAGAATGAGGACATCGAGAATGTGGGGAAGGTTGTGCAGGTTCTGCGCCTCATGAGGGTTCTGCGAATCCTCAAACTGGCTCGTCACTCCATCGGGCTGCGAGCGCTGGGAGCCACCATCCGCCACAGCTACCACGAGGTgggtcttcttcttcttttcctctcagtggGTATCTCCATCTTCTCTGCCCTTATCTACTTTgcggagaaggaggagaaggacacAGATTTGGGGACCATCccttcaggctggtggtgggcCACAATCACCATGACCACGGTCGGCTACGGTGACACCTGCCCGGTGACGCTGGCAGGGAAGATAGTGGCCACCTTGTGTATCATCTGTGGCCTGCTAGTGGTGGCTCTgcccatcaccatcatctttaATAAATTTTCAAAGTACTATCAAAGAAACAAAGCCATGGAGGGACAATGCATCACTAAGCCTGAAAGGCAGGACCCAGAACTTCCATATT
This genomic interval from Echeneis naucrates chromosome 24, fEcheNa1.1, whole genome shotgun sequence contains the following:
- the LOC115038229 gene encoding uncharacterized protein LOC115038229 → MTPNHLEIELWITLLLALVRIEAQKKSSISISSKCLGNIMRVDVGPLGGNLLEVAGVINNSAILLTPSLASQCGFNVKTDQWGNTIIFASLQNCFAQNADDKIFTTMLSLRVHGNQVGEDEVHQVVETCQYPAWASREIICEHNYMEVSVKRAAPGDYAPPGNAVPGTNPKFSAPQTIDGGFRITRLKFFSPVEKTMSVTEAQRSGYGIVNSPSRLVLRSPKTSLETYTQMVAGVPMMVLKTSAIFEKKWLATQIEAAVACPILEGSVSFTPDTITWYLPCQVDPLISSGQFKLLEVHMGVDGQRLDAAEMAARQYTLFLNDLHVVVQIPVGAAGGHFKSHVQDNQYFTSYMVTPMVELLWTEDDTHEETRYKVLFPIATPFLSRPPQVIDNTVPEQWLFKVLVGPFGSDVALMNITFPSEILSVTDCVARGFSILEHISPNSSSKVFTLEVPFTDPVVQQMREMSTMVYSLHPTFGLLVLPEFTPFSVTAYLEARLVETVPPSISGGCDYKNFYVLVKYGTQGFNFQTMLGKQILTSGLAQQYNLIENGTHLSMAIPFSAPAVVFEAVESSSIRGRLDVVLQNLETKQHMKAFTLACNFPSTLTECFPNGTITSVAVKVESVPSLDPSKLTLRDPSCGPVYSNEHYAYFVFTANSCGTTRKFFPNAMMYVNEISLPDELQKTDPNSEEAEYELKISCYYDINMTHAVAFHPRPRRSEPYAENAKGAKQVAIRLALDDSFSVFHKVEDYPTAKYLQQPLYFEVELMQSNNPKVSLELENCWATQKEDRTSEPRWNFIIDGCASPADPYQVLFHPVWVDSRVQYPSHFKRFEVQMFAFAEDQENLGHQLFVHCDVVICDARNPLGGVCNGQCPNQENRPKGQRRAIQDGLTFKYVALGPILVI
- the kcns3b gene encoding potassium voltage-gated channel subfamily S member 3, which codes for MGYGQILHRHGNEEERVHLNVGGVRHEVDPDMLLRFPHTRLARLLRCQSEAAILELCDDYSPADKEYYFDRNPRVFPCVLNFYHTGRIHMMEELCVFSFNQEIEYWGIQELHLSPCCSNWYHERKEYIEDRDWDIRSDDQQQPSFDSSFEELSALDKDLAKFKGAWCAEVRSYVWLRLEDPGHSRASKIIAVASLSVVLTSIVAMCVHSMPEFQHVDDNERPIEDPVLTILEEICIACFSAEFIIRLIVAPSCRKFLGNPLNIIDVASILPFYATLALETADEEVAEENEDIENVGKVVQVLRLMRVLRILKLARHSIGLRALGATIRHSYHEVGLLLLFLSVGISIFSALIYFAEKEEKDTDLGTIPSGWWWATITMTTVGYGDTCPVTLAGKIVATLCIICGLLVVALPITIIFNKFSKYYQRNKAMEGQCITKPERQDPELPYYNIRDLFKESMYPFIGGITFRNSESSVGDNTDASSLQDIEVYDNDTCENGAAK